One Leisingera caerulea DSM 24564 genomic window carries:
- a CDS encoding dioxygenase family protein — MGIVNQENITEVVIGSLGQHGDITDREREIATGIIKHMHAFIKDVKLQHHEFLAACDYLARAGQLCNDNRQEFILLADILGIEVLVDMMTNPVEGNESESTVLGPFYRENPPVLPKGASTIQKHFDNEETAYYEGYIRDENGNGIPGVTLDVWEDAPNGIYENLDPDQPEYNLRGRFETDDNGHYAFVAVRPVPYPIPDDETAGELLRFMGHHPNRPGHMHFIISKDGYRPLISQIYDADSEWLENDSVFAVKESLIGKFKPAPKELGTDLHFEFDFVLKTGAAEQAVAAE, encoded by the coding sequence ATGGGCATCGTCAACCAAGAAAACATTACGGAGGTTGTGATCGGCAGCCTCGGCCAGCACGGCGATATCACCGACCGTGAACGCGAGATCGCGACAGGTATCATCAAGCACATGCATGCTTTCATCAAAGACGTGAAACTTCAGCATCACGAATTTCTGGCCGCCTGTGATTACCTTGCCCGCGCTGGACAGCTTTGCAACGACAATCGCCAGGAATTCATCCTGCTGGCCGATATCCTGGGCATCGAAGTCCTGGTCGACATGATGACCAACCCGGTCGAAGGCAACGAGAGTGAATCGACCGTGCTCGGACCGTTCTACCGCGAAAACCCGCCAGTCCTGCCCAAGGGCGCTTCGACCATTCAAAAGCACTTCGACAACGAAGAAACAGCCTACTACGAAGGTTACATCCGCGACGAGAACGGCAACGGCATTCCTGGTGTGACGCTCGATGTCTGGGAGGATGCACCGAACGGCATCTACGAGAACCTCGATCCTGACCAGCCCGAATACAACCTCCGCGGCCGGTTCGAAACTGACGATAACGGGCACTACGCCTTTGTTGCCGTCCGGCCTGTCCCCTACCCGATCCCCGACGACGAGACCGCAGGGGAACTGCTGCGCTTTATGGGCCACCACCCGAACCGCCCTGGCCACATGCATTTCATTATCTCCAAAGACGGTTACCGCCCGTTGATTAGCCAGATCTACGATGCCGACAGCGAATGGCTGGAGAACGACAGCGTGTTTGCCGTCAAAGAAAGCTTGATCGGCAAGTTCAAGCCGGCCCCCAAGGAACTGGGCACTGATCTGCACTTCGAGTTCGACTTTGTGCTTAAGACCGGTGCCGCCGAGCAGGCCGTAGCCGCCGAGTAA
- a CDS encoding ABC transporter substrate-binding protein, which produces MKRAILAALGLATSLAVPAAAEEDIKVGLLLPFSGVYAALGNDIEAGFTVALEQFGSEAGTGFEIVREDTEVKPPVALGKAKKLILQDKVDVVAGIVSSGVLGAVRDMVHGAGVPLIVANAGNDDATGASCSPYITRMSFSNGQVNRPMGQWMYDQGIRKVYTLAPDYAAGRQMIGGFVETFTAAGGEIAGQEFTPFQKTQDFGPYLAQAKASGADAVYVFYAGGEAISFVKQYDSFGLKADLPLYGSGFLTSPLYVNAEGPAAEGVITALHYVPTLDNAANAAFVAAFQAKTGRLPSEFAVQGYDAARALVEAAKTGAHDRASLAEALRQVSFDGPRGKLSIDPATNNIVQPVYVYETVAGENGLTQKVLAELPAEADPANGCEMAPVSN; this is translated from the coding sequence ATGAAACGCGCAATCCTGGCGGCCCTCGGGCTCGCCACCAGCCTTGCTGTGCCCGCAGCCGCCGAAGAGGACATCAAGGTCGGCTTGCTGCTGCCGTTTTCAGGCGTCTATGCCGCGCTCGGCAATGATATCGAAGCGGGCTTTACCGTGGCCCTTGAACAGTTCGGCAGCGAAGCCGGCACGGGTTTCGAAATTGTCCGCGAGGACACCGAAGTGAAGCCGCCCGTAGCGCTTGGCAAGGCCAAGAAGCTGATCCTGCAAGACAAGGTTGATGTTGTGGCGGGCATCGTCAGCTCAGGTGTTCTGGGCGCCGTGCGCGACATGGTGCATGGCGCCGGTGTGCCGCTGATCGTGGCCAATGCCGGTAATGATGATGCCACCGGGGCAAGCTGCTCGCCCTATATCACCCGCATGTCATTTTCCAATGGCCAGGTGAACCGCCCGATGGGGCAATGGATGTACGATCAGGGCATCCGCAAAGTCTATACGCTGGCCCCGGACTATGCGGCGGGCCGCCAGATGATCGGGGGCTTCGTTGAGACTTTCACCGCCGCGGGTGGAGAGATCGCCGGGCAGGAATTCACCCCGTTTCAGAAAACCCAGGATTTCGGTCCCTATCTGGCGCAAGCCAAAGCAAGCGGCGCCGATGCGGTCTATGTGTTCTATGCTGGCGGCGAGGCGATCTCCTTCGTCAAGCAGTACGATAGCTTCGGGCTGAAGGCGGATCTGCCGCTATATGGCTCCGGCTTCCTGACCTCGCCGCTGTATGTCAACGCCGAAGGCCCGGCCGCCGAGGGTGTAATCACCGCGCTGCATTACGTGCCGACGCTAGACAACGCGGCCAATGCCGCCTTTGTCGCGGCATTCCAGGCCAAGACCGGTCGTCTGCCGTCGGAGTTCGCCGTGCAGGGGTATGATGCGGCCCGGGCGCTGGTCGAGGCGGCCAAAACCGGTGCTCACGACCGGGCATCGCTGGCTGAAGCCCTGCGCCAGGTCAGCTTTGACGGGCCGCGCGGCAAGCTGTCGATCGACCCGGCCACCAACAATATCGTCCAGCCGGTCTACGTCTACGAAACCGTGGCTGGTGAAAACGGGCTGACCCAGAAGGTGCTGGCCGAGCTGCCCGCCGAGGCCGACCCAGCCAACGGCTGCGAGATGGCCCCTGTCTCCAACTGA
- a CDS encoding branched-chain amino acid ABC transporter permease: MFRHNALRYMALVLLAAGALFQAFTAEYFGLEILTEILILAMLVLALDIVAGFGGMVSLCHGALMGVGAYAYAILSAKAGLAPPVAMAGAIALTGSAAWIIGAICSRSHGIYFIMATLAFGQMAYSYVFEAPIFGGDDGLGGISRLDLSFIGVDLNDSRSFAFFCLAILGAVYGASVLILRSGLGRSLTGVMHNEQRMRALGLTIWRIKADVFGLSGMIAGLAGALAAQHIMYISPGLLSWTVSGEALVVVILGGLGTLVGPLVGAAAFVLLKHELSSLTAHWHLVVGVILIAVVMSRANGIFGWIEARWGARVERRVADATRKQESEEVLTDA; encoded by the coding sequence ATGTTTCGTCACAATGCTCTTCGCTACATGGCCCTCGTGCTTTTGGCCGCAGGTGCCCTCTTTCAGGCCTTTACCGCCGAGTACTTCGGGCTGGAAATCCTGACCGAAATCTTGATCCTGGCCATGCTTGTGCTGGCTCTCGACATCGTTGCGGGCTTTGGGGGCATGGTATCGCTTTGCCACGGCGCACTGATGGGTGTTGGCGCTTATGCCTACGCCATCCTGTCTGCTAAGGCGGGCCTCGCGCCGCCCGTGGCCATGGCTGGCGCCATCGCTTTGACCGGTTCCGCCGCCTGGATCATCGGCGCAATCTGTTCACGCAGCCATGGAATCTATTTCATCATGGCGACACTCGCCTTCGGCCAAATGGCCTATTCCTACGTGTTCGAAGCCCCAATCTTTGGCGGAGACGATGGGTTAGGTGGTATTTCCCGGTTGGATCTGAGCTTTATCGGAGTTGATCTGAATGACAGCCGCAGCTTTGCGTTCTTCTGCCTAGCCATCCTTGGCGCGGTCTATGGCGCATCTGTTCTCATTCTGCGTTCAGGGCTTGGCCGTTCGCTGACGGGCGTCATGCACAACGAACAGCGGATGCGCGCGCTTGGATTGACGATCTGGCGGATCAAGGCGGATGTGTTTGGGTTGTCGGGCATGATTGCCGGCCTCGCCGGCGCGCTTGCTGCGCAGCACATCATGTATATCTCGCCCGGGCTTCTCAGCTGGACTGTGTCCGGCGAGGCACTGGTTGTCGTTATCCTTGGCGGCTTAGGAACTTTGGTTGGTCCGCTCGTGGGCGCTGCCGCCTTTGTGCTGCTCAAGCATGAACTGAGTTCGCTTACGGCACACTGGCATCTTGTTGTCGGCGTAATTCTGATCGCCGTGGTGATGAGCCGCGCAAACGGTATCTTCGGCTGGATCGAAGCCCGCTGGGGTGCCCGGGTCGAACGCCGTGTGGCTGATGCAACGCGCAAACAGGAGTCCGAGGAGGTGTTGACCGATGCTTGA
- the benC gene encoding benzoate 1,2-dioxygenase electron transfer component BenC: MTTYNVALNFEDGVTRVIQCDDDEKVTDAAFRQKINLPMDCRDGVCGTCKCFVEKGEYELEFYMDESMSDEEAEQGFALTCQMTPESDCVVRVPVPSAACKTAPESVEGEVLGVDTLSETSFGLRVKLAKPVSFLPGQYVNVTVPGTGKHRSYSFSSAPGADEATFLIRNLPGGVMSSYLGEQAKAGDSVTLTGPMGAFYLRPMERAQLWLAGGTGLAPFLSMLEQAAEQGTDHPIVLYYAVTRAADLVELDRVQDLAAKIGNVTVITILAAEEEAHERKGFVTDHVTAGDLNGGDCDVYLCGPPPMVDAVRGHFSKLGVEPANFYFEKFNPTEAEAEAA; this comes from the coding sequence ATGACGACCTATAACGTTGCCCTGAATTTCGAGGATGGCGTCACCCGCGTCATCCAGTGCGATGACGACGAGAAGGTGACCGATGCGGCCTTCCGTCAAAAGATCAACCTGCCGATGGATTGCCGGGATGGCGTCTGTGGCACCTGCAAGTGCTTCGTCGAAAAGGGCGAATACGAGCTGGAATTCTATATGGACGAGTCCATGAGCGACGAAGAGGCGGAACAGGGCTTTGCGCTGACCTGCCAGATGACGCCGGAAAGTGACTGCGTGGTGCGCGTCCCGGTGCCCTCCGCTGCCTGCAAGACCGCACCGGAATCTGTCGAAGGCGAGGTGCTGGGCGTCGACACCCTATCGGAGACCTCCTTCGGGCTGCGAGTGAAACTGGCCAAACCAGTCAGCTTTCTACCCGGCCAGTATGTGAACGTCACCGTTCCGGGGACCGGCAAGCACCGCTCTTATTCCTTCTCCTCCGCACCCGGTGCCGATGAGGCCACGTTCCTGATCCGCAATCTACCCGGCGGCGTGATGAGCAGCTACCTGGGCGAACAGGCCAAGGCCGGCGACAGCGTCACGCTGACCGGACCGATGGGCGCGTTTTACTTGCGCCCCATGGAGCGCGCGCAGCTGTGGTTGGCCGGCGGCACCGGCCTGGCACCATTCCTGTCGATGCTGGAGCAGGCGGCGGAACAGGGGACGGATCATCCCATTGTGCTGTACTACGCGGTGACCCGCGCTGCCGATCTGGTGGAGCTGGACCGCGTGCAGGACCTGGCTGCAAAGATCGGCAATGTCACCGTCATTACCATTCTGGCCGCCGAAGAAGAAGCACATGAGCGTAAGGGCTTTGTCACCGATCATGTCACTGCCGGCGATCTGAACGGCGGCGATTGCGATGTGTACCTCTGCGGTCCGCCACCGATGGTCGATGCGGTGCGGGGCCACTTCAGCAAGCTGGGGGTCGAGCCTGCGAATTTCTACTTTGAGAAGTTCAACCCGACCGAAGCAGAGGCGGAAGCCGCATGA
- a CDS encoding branched-chain amino acid ABC transporter permease — translation MAHDLGFWTLQALNALQLSMLLFLLSIGLTVIFGLMHFVNLAHGSLYALGAYFAASLAAIGGYWMGFFLAPVAVAGVGILLYSGLIKRMRKSGPMAQVLVTFGLIFVLLDLTRIFWGDLALAIDAPALLSGRLTFLGIEYPAYRLFIIVLGLSIFAALAFVLSRTQIGAMIRAGVDNDAMASCLGINVERLFFIVFCVGCALAGLAGVVAAPLLSVTPDMGLQILIPTLIVIVIGGLGSLKGAIAGSLIYGFVQTFGAVLAPQLASILIYALLAAVLVIKPVGLFPAKG, via the coding sequence ATGGCACATGATCTTGGTTTCTGGACGCTTCAGGCGCTGAATGCGCTGCAACTGTCCATGCTGCTCTTTCTGCTTTCCATCGGCCTGACGGTCATCTTCGGGCTGATGCACTTCGTCAATCTTGCTCATGGATCGCTCTATGCGCTGGGGGCATACTTTGCCGCCTCTCTGGCCGCCATCGGTGGATATTGGATGGGGTTCTTTCTTGCGCCTGTCGCCGTGGCCGGGGTTGGCATTTTGCTTTATTCCGGACTTATCAAACGGATGCGCAAGTCCGGTCCTATGGCCCAGGTGCTCGTGACCTTTGGGCTTATCTTTGTGCTGCTCGATCTGACACGGATTTTCTGGGGCGATCTGGCGTTGGCTATCGACGCGCCTGCGCTGCTTTCTGGTCGGCTGACGTTCCTGGGCATCGAGTATCCGGCCTACCGGCTGTTCATCATCGTTCTCGGACTTTCCATCTTCGCAGCGCTCGCATTTGTGCTGAGCCGTACGCAAATCGGCGCGATGATCCGGGCCGGTGTCGACAACGATGCCATGGCGTCTTGTCTCGGTATCAATGTTGAACGGTTGTTCTTCATCGTTTTCTGCGTCGGATGTGCGCTGGCAGGTCTTGCGGGGGTCGTCGCGGCGCCGCTCTTGAGCGTTACGCCGGATATGGGTCTACAGATCCTGATCCCGACTTTGATCGTGATTGTCATAGGCGGTCTGGGCTCGCTTAAAGGCGCAATCGCCGGGTCGCTGATCTATGGTTTCGTTCAGACCTTCGGCGCGGTTTTGGCTCCGCAGCTCGCTTCTATCCTCATCTATGCCCTGTTGGCTGCTGTCCTCGTGATCAAGCCCGTGGGCCTGTTTCCTGCGAAAGGATAA
- the benB gene encoding benzoate 1,2-dioxygenase small subunit yields the protein MSTETLERTNTSPGMSFEDIQAFLYAEARALDDRDWDTWLTFYDADCPFWMPAWDDYDNLTEDPQNEMSLMYYPNKQGIEDRVFRIKTDRSSATSLPEPRTNHYLSGIEVLSREGTQIKVRFNWQTLSYRYGKTDQHWGTSFYAIDSSGPNPLITDKKVVLKNDHIHHVIDVYHI from the coding sequence ATGAGCACTGAAACACTTGAACGCACCAACACCAGCCCGGGGATGAGCTTTGAAGACATCCAGGCCTTCCTCTATGCCGAGGCCCGTGCGCTGGATGACCGCGACTGGGACACCTGGCTGACATTCTATGACGCGGACTGCCCGTTCTGGATGCCCGCCTGGGATGACTACGACAATCTGACGGAAGATCCGCAGAATGAGATGTCGCTGATGTACTATCCCAACAAACAGGGCATTGAGGACCGCGTGTTCCGTATCAAGACTGACCGGTCTTCTGCAACATCGCTGCCTGAACCGCGTACCAACCATTACCTTTCGGGGATTGAAGTGCTGAGCCGGGAGGGCACGCAGATCAAGGTGCGCTTCAATTGGCAAACGCTGAGCTATCGCTACGGCAAAACCGACCAGCACTGGGGCACGTCGTTCTACGCGATCGACAGCAGCGGCCCAAATCCGCTTATCACCGACAAGAAGGTGGTCCTTAAGAACGATCACATTCACCACGTGATCGACGTCTACCACATCTGA
- a CDS encoding ABC transporter ATP-binding protein, translated as MLELRAIESGYGETQVLYGLSLEAQKGRVLAILGRNGAGKSTTLKTIMGLLPIKSGEIAFEGKPIARQPFDIAKSGIAYVPETRDIFPSLTVRENLEIAAKRFGGTKTEWTMERVLDLFPRLGERMDNGGTQLSGGEQQMLAIARGLLMNPRLLILDEPTEGLAPIIVKLIHDKLQDLKAAGLSMIIVEQNFGFATSLADDVVVVGKGQVVWTGSAEEIKADEDAQHTWLGV; from the coding sequence ATGCTTGAACTGAGGGCAATCGAATCCGGTTATGGCGAAACGCAAGTTCTCTATGGCCTTTCGCTGGAAGCGCAAAAGGGCAGGGTGCTGGCCATCCTGGGCCGCAATGGCGCAGGAAAATCCACCACGCTGAAAACCATCATGGGTCTCCTTCCGATCAAGTCCGGTGAGATCGCCTTCGAGGGTAAACCGATCGCGAGGCAACCATTCGACATCGCCAAGAGTGGTATCGCTTACGTTCCTGAAACGCGTGACATTTTCCCGTCTTTGACAGTGCGCGAAAACCTGGAGATAGCGGCTAAGCGATTTGGCGGAACCAAGACCGAATGGACGATGGAACGGGTTCTGGATCTTTTTCCCCGTCTTGGGGAGCGGATGGACAACGGCGGCACCCAACTGTCAGGCGGCGAGCAGCAAATGCTGGCGATTGCACGCGGTTTGCTGATGAATCCCCGCCTCCTGATCCTCGATGAACCGACCGAGGGCCTGGCGCCGATCATTGTGAAACTGATCCACGACAAGCTCCAGGACCTGAAGGCAGCCGGGCTTTCGATGATCATCGTGGAGCAAAACTTTGGTTTTGCAACCTCGCTTGCCGATGACGTGGTGGTGGTTGGCAAAGGCCAGGTCGTCTGGACTGGCAGTGCAGAAGAGATCAAGGCAGACGAGGACGCGCAGCATACCTGGCTTGGTGTGTAA
- a CDS encoding ABC transporter ATP-binding protein, translated as MLETRNLDKSFGAVHVTRDVSLKLERGERRVILGPNGAGKTTLFNQLVGELTPDNGSVHLAGEDVTALPVAKRARRGLSRSYQKNTLFDGLTVEENLGLAAAVHTGNATQLWADSLAKPDVREIVEEVAEQVNLMPFIHAKVSEISYGVRRQLEVGVALATRPLVLLMDEPTSGVGPEMSKGFHDLLNNLPRDLTMLIIEHDMDLAFDVADTITVLNYGEVVFDGLPEEARGSSLLKEIYLGSWEDA; from the coding sequence ATGCTTGAGACGCGTAATCTGGACAAGAGCTTCGGTGCCGTCCACGTCACCCGCGATGTATCGCTGAAATTGGAGCGGGGAGAACGCCGCGTGATCCTGGGCCCCAATGGCGCAGGCAAGACAACGCTGTTCAACCAACTGGTGGGTGAACTCACACCCGACAACGGATCGGTTCATCTCGCTGGCGAAGATGTCACCGCCTTGCCTGTTGCTAAACGCGCCCGCCGCGGCCTGTCGCGCAGCTACCAGAAGAATACTCTGTTCGACGGTCTGACGGTTGAGGAAAATCTTGGGCTTGCCGCTGCCGTGCATACCGGCAACGCGACGCAGCTTTGGGCAGATAGCCTGGCAAAGCCCGACGTTCGCGAGATCGTCGAGGAGGTGGCGGAACAGGTGAACCTGATGCCGTTCATTCACGCCAAAGTATCTGAGATCAGCTACGGCGTGCGCCGCCAGCTCGAAGTTGGCGTCGCGCTCGCCACAAGGCCGCTTGTTCTGCTGATGGACGAACCCACTAGCGGTGTCGGGCCAGAGATGTCGAAGGGGTTTCACGACTTGCTGAACAATCTGCCGCGTGACCTGACAATGCTCATCATCGAGCACGACATGGACCTCGCCTTCGACGTGGCGGACACGATCACTGTGCTCAACTACGGCGAAGTTGTCTTTGACGGCTTGCCGGAGGAGGCCCGCGGGTCAAGCCTGCTAAAGGAAATCTATTTGGGGAGCTGGGAAGATGCTTGA
- a CDS encoding beta-keto acid cleavage family enzyme — protein MTNPCIICVAITGSLPTKANNPAVPIIVSEQVESTHEAFEAGATIVHAHVRNEDETPSSDPEKFAALKEGIEKHCPGMIIQFSTGGRSGAGKTRGGMLPLRPDMASLSVGSNNFPTRVYENPPDLVAWLASEMLAYDVKPEIEAFDLSHILKARQMADEGQLAGTPYIQFVMGVKNAMPVDRDVFDYYIRTVHRLFGDDAPWCAAGIGANQLTLNEWAIAAGGHARTGLEDNVRLDRNTLAPSNAALVRRTAEICAKNNRPVATWQEARRILGLRLPTDSMNRGETENTAVATIV, from the coding sequence ATGACAAACCCCTGCATCATCTGCGTGGCGATTACCGGCAGCCTGCCGACCAAAGCCAACAATCCGGCTGTTCCAATCATCGTATCGGAGCAGGTGGAATCGACCCACGAAGCCTTTGAGGCGGGTGCCACCATCGTTCATGCGCATGTGCGCAATGAGGATGAGACGCCCTCATCGGACCCTGAGAAATTCGCGGCCCTGAAGGAAGGTATCGAGAAACACTGCCCGGGCATGATCATCCAGTTCTCGACCGGCGGGCGGTCGGGTGCGGGCAAGACACGCGGCGGGATGCTGCCCTTGCGGCCTGACATGGCGTCGCTTTCGGTCGGGTCGAACAATTTCCCAACCCGTGTCTACGAGAATCCGCCGGATCTGGTGGCCTGGCTGGCTTCGGAAATGCTGGCCTACGACGTCAAGCCAGAGATCGAAGCGTTCGATCTTAGTCACATCCTGAAAGCCAGACAGATGGCCGATGAAGGCCAGCTTGCGGGCACACCCTACATTCAGTTCGTGATGGGGGTGAAGAACGCCATGCCGGTCGATCGGGATGTGTTTGACTACTACATCCGCACCGTTCACCGTCTTTTCGGTGACGATGCGCCATGGTGCGCGGCCGGCATCGGGGCCAATCAGCTCACGCTGAATGAATGGGCGATTGCTGCGGGCGGGCACGCGCGTACAGGGCTTGAGGACAATGTCCGCCTCGACCGGAACACGCTGGCCCCCTCCAATGCCGCTCTGGTTCGACGAACCGCGGAAATTTGCGCAAAGAACAACCGCCCCGTCGCGACCTGGCAGGAAGCGCGGCGCATCCTCGGGCTTCGCCTGCCCACCGACAGCATGAACCGGGGTGAGACCGAAAATACTGCGGTGGCCACAATTGTCTGA
- the benD gene encoding benzoate diol dehydrogenase BenD, whose product MSRRFDEKVMVVTGAAQGIGRRVAERAAAEGARVLIVDRSPAREEAAESIRGGGGAAQAVSVDLETWEGCAEAMQAAMDLWGRIDILVNNVGGTIWAKPFEQYEPGQIDAEVRRSLFPTLYCCRAAIEHMLPQGSGVIVNVSSIATRGLNRVPYAAAKGGVNAITASLAWEVAERGIRVVAAAPGGTEAPPRIVPRNPNAEEEQRDDWYKTIVDQTVQSSLMKRYGTLDEQAGPILFLASDDASYITGVTVPVGGGDLG is encoded by the coding sequence ATGAGCCGCCGGTTTGATGAAAAAGTCATGGTCGTGACCGGCGCGGCCCAGGGCATTGGCCGCCGGGTTGCCGAACGGGCAGCTGCCGAGGGCGCCCGGGTGCTGATCGTGGACCGTTCCCCCGCGCGCGAGGAGGCCGCGGAGTCGATCCGCGGAGGGGGTGGTGCGGCGCAGGCAGTCTCGGTTGACCTTGAGACTTGGGAGGGCTGCGCGGAGGCGATGCAGGCCGCTATGGACCTGTGGGGCCGGATTGACATCCTGGTCAACAATGTAGGCGGAACGATCTGGGCCAAGCCGTTTGAGCAATACGAGCCCGGGCAGATCGACGCCGAGGTGCGCCGGTCGCTTTTCCCGACGCTGTACTGCTGCCGGGCCGCGATTGAGCACATGCTCCCGCAAGGCTCGGGCGTGATCGTCAACGTGTCGTCCATCGCCACGCGCGGGTTGAACCGCGTGCCTTACGCGGCGGCCAAGGGCGGTGTGAATGCGATCACGGCGAGCCTGGCCTGGGAAGTGGCCGAGCGCGGCATCCGTGTGGTTGCCGCCGCCCCCGGCGGCACCGAGGCGCCGCCGCGCATAGTGCCACGCAATCCCAATGCCGAGGAAGAACAGCGCGATGACTGGTACAAGACCATCGTCGACCAGACGGTGCAGTCATCGCTGATGAAACGTTATGGAACACTCGACGAACAGGCCGGTCCGATCCTGTTCTTGGCGTCGGATGACGCATCCTACATCACCGGTGTAACGGTGCCGGTGGGGGGCGGTGATCTCGGTTAG
- a CDS encoding LysR family transcriptional regulator — MNFKQLSYFIAVAEELHFGRAAERLDMAQPPLSRQIKQLEEELGAILFNRGRSAITMTQAGERLLERGKSILAQIEDTQLEVRRLGQGAEGRLRIGFVGSATFGILPNIIRSYRANYPEVNLSLIPMNNADLHRALVSRELDAVFARPTLKDPEFLSKHLVEERLILALPDIVDTGARSVAKLERLKTHHLILYPEKPRPSYADMVLKAIEDAGFEAPLRIWCMDLQTALGLVAVGEGVCIVPESVANAPRKGMKFLRIEPEFARTELSVNYRLDEQGLHVKNFVNIAQKVARKVF, encoded by the coding sequence ATGAACTTCAAACAGCTGTCCTATTTCATTGCGGTGGCAGAGGAATTGCATTTTGGGCGGGCAGCTGAGCGTCTCGACATGGCGCAACCACCACTCAGCCGCCAGATCAAGCAGTTGGAAGAAGAGCTTGGTGCGATCCTATTCAATCGCGGCCGCAGCGCGATAACGATGACCCAAGCAGGGGAAAGACTGCTTGAGCGCGGGAAATCAATCTTGGCCCAGATTGAAGATACCCAGCTGGAAGTGCGCCGCTTGGGCCAGGGAGCCGAGGGACGTCTGCGCATCGGCTTCGTTGGATCTGCAACCTTTGGCATTCTTCCGAACATCATTCGGTCATACCGGGCAAATTACCCGGAAGTGAACCTTAGCCTTATCCCCATGAACAATGCCGATCTGCATAGGGCTTTGGTATCGCGTGAACTCGACGCGGTTTTCGCCCGCCCAACGCTTAAGGATCCTGAGTTCCTTTCGAAACACCTGGTCGAAGAACGGCTAATCCTGGCCCTACCCGATATCGTGGACACGGGGGCACGCTCGGTCGCGAAGCTTGAGCGTCTGAAAACGCATCATCTGATCCTCTATCCCGAGAAACCCCGCCCGAGCTATGCGGACATGGTTCTAAAAGCTATCGAAGACGCCGGTTTCGAAGCGCCGCTACGCATCTGGTGCATGGATCTGCAAACCGCACTCGGCCTGGTTGCCGTCGGCGAGGGCGTTTGCATCGTGCCGGAGTCAGTTGCAAACGCCCCGCGGAAGGGCATGAAATTCCTCAGGATCGAACCCGAGTTCGCGCGCACCGAACTGTCTGTCAACTACCGGCTGGACGAGCAAGGCCTGCATGTGAAGAACTTCGTCAACATCGCGCAAAAGGTGGCCCGCAAGGTTTTCTAG
- a CDS encoding DUF1289 domain-containing protein codes for MCKNADNPCPGCKKHKKAEAAWMFFTDEERAAIESMRQAGKASASRKARS; via the coding sequence ATGTGCAAGAATGCCGACAACCCCTGTCCAGGATGCAAGAAGCACAAAAAGGCAGAGGCCGCATGGATGTTCTTCACCGACGAAGAACGCGCCGCCATCGAGAGTATGAGGCAGGCCGGCAAGGCCTCCGCATCGCGCAAGGCACGCTCCTGA
- a CDS encoding alpha/beta fold hydrolase, which translates to MSIEPITGRYVTVTVGGAPRRIYFEEAGQGRPVICLHTAGADTRQWRHLMNDTEITASNRLIAFDMPWHGKSLPPEGFETQEYLLTTEAYIETVLAVIDGLGLECPVLAGCSMGGRIALQLAALHPEKFSGFIAIEASDFQPAWYDIDWFHRPDAHGGEMGAALVSANISPFAPNAERWNTLWMFMQSGPGVFRGDLSFYTKDDSLIPRLPTIATANTPVHIIVGAYDLTCTPEDAERTAKAIPGATLAVMDKLGHFPMSEHPDGFRPFFVEALGKMPKPAAKAA; encoded by the coding sequence ATGAGTATCGAACCGATCACCGGCCGCTATGTCACCGTCACCGTGGGCGGCGCGCCCCGCCGGATCTATTTCGAGGAAGCAGGGCAGGGCCGTCCGGTCATCTGTCTGCACACCGCCGGGGCTGATACCCGCCAGTGGCGTCATCTGATGAACGACACAGAGATCACCGCTTCGAACCGCCTGATCGCTTTTGACATGCCATGGCACGGAAAATCGCTGCCGCCTGAAGGCTTTGAGACCCAGGAATACCTGCTGACCACCGAAGCCTATATCGAGACCGTTCTCGCGGTCATCGACGGTCTTGGGCTGGAATGCCCGGTTCTGGCTGGCTGCTCTATGGGCGGGCGCATCGCGCTGCAACTCGCGGCTTTGCATCCCGAGAAATTCAGCGGTTTTATCGCAATAGAAGCCTCTGATTTCCAGCCCGCCTGGTATGATATCGACTGGTTCCACCGCCCGGATGCCCATGGCGGCGAGATGGGCGCAGCGCTTGTTTCGGCCAACATTTCCCCCTTCGCGCCAAATGCCGAGCGCTGGAACACATTGTGGATGTTCATGCAAAGTGGTCCCGGCGTTTTCCGTGGCGATCTGAGTTTTTACACAAAGGACGACAGCCTGATCCCGCGTTTGCCGACGATCGCTACGGCAAATACCCCTGTTCACATCATCGTCGGGGCTTACGACCTGACATGCACACCCGAGGATGCCGAGCGGACAGCCAAGGCGATCCCTGGCGCGACGCTCGCTGTGATGGACAAGCTCGGACATTTCCCGATGAGCGAACACCCGGACGGGTTCCGTCCCTTCTTCGTCGAAGCTCTTGGGAAAATGCCCAAACCAGCTGCGAAGGCGGCCTGA